One genomic region from Vitis riparia cultivar Riparia Gloire de Montpellier isolate 1030 chromosome 17, EGFV_Vit.rip_1.0, whole genome shotgun sequence encodes:
- the LOC117904306 gene encoding pentatricopeptide repeat-containing protein At3g16610, whose protein sequence is MPLRFEVKNNYLHLLEACIQSKSLTEAKKIHQHFLKNTSNADSSVLHKLTRLYLSCDQVVLARRLFDEIPNPSVILWNQIIRAYAWNGPFDGAIDLYHSMLHLGVRPNKYTYPFVLKACSGLLAIEDGVEIHSHAKMFGLESDVFVCTALVDFYAKCGILVEAQRLFSSMSHRDVVAWNAMIAGCSLYGLCDDAVQLIMQMQEEGICPNSSTIVGVLPTVGEAKALGHGKALHGYCVRRSFDNGVVVGTGLLDMYAKCQCLLYARKIFDVMGVRNEVSWSAMIGGYVTGDCMKEALELFDQMILKDAVDPTPVTLGSVLRACAKLTDLSRGRKLHCYIIKLGSVLDILLGNTLLSMYAKCGVIDDAIRFFDEMNPKDSVSFSAIVSGCVQNGNAAVALSIFRMMQLSGIDPDLTIMLGVLPACSHLAALQHGFCSHGYLIVRGFATDTLICNALIDMYSKCGKISFAREVFNRMDRRDIVSWNAMIIGYGIHGLGMEALGLFHDLLALGLKPDDITFICLLSSCSHSGLVMEGRLWFDAMSRDFSIVPRMEHCICMVDILGRAGLIDEAHHFIRNMPFEPDVRIWSALLSACRIHKNIELGEEVSKKIQSLGPESTGNFVLLSNIYSAAGRWDDAAHIRITQKDWGLKKIPGCSWIEINGIVHAFVGGDQSHLQLSQINRKLEELLVEMKRLGYQAECSFVFQDVEEEEKEQILLYHSEKLAIAFGILNLKAGRPILVTKNLRVCGDCHAAIKFMTVIAKREITVRDANRFHHFKNGTCNCGDFW, encoded by the coding sequence ATGCCTCTCAGATTTGAGGTCAAGAACAACTACCTTCACCTTCTTGAAGCTTGCATACAATCCAAATCCCTCACTGAAGCCAAGAAAATCCACCAGCATTTCCTCAAGAACACCAGCAACGCCGACAGCTCTGTGCTTCACAAGCTCACCCGCCTGTACCTCTCATGCGATCAGGTTGTACTCGCCCGCCGCCTGTTCGATGAAATTCCCAACCCAAGTGTGATTCTTTGGAACCAAATCATCAGAGCTTACGCTTGGAATGGACCTTTTGATGGGGCTATTGATTTGTACCACAGTATGCTCCACCTGGGTGTCAGACCCAATAAGTATACCTACCCGTTTGTGCTCAAAGCTTGTTCGGGTTTGCTGGCCATAGAAGACGGTGTTGAAATTCACAGCCACGCTAAGATGTTTGGGCTTGAGTCTGATGTGTTTGTCTGCACTGCTTTGGTTGATTTTTATGCTAAGTGTGGGATTTTGGTGGAGGCACAAAGATTGTTTAGTAGCATGTCACATAGAGATGTTGTCGCATGGAATGCGATGATTGCTGGATGCTCTCTATATGGTCTTTGTGATGATGCTGTACAGTTGATTATGCAAATGCAGGAAGAGGGCATATGTCCCAACTCTTCGACAATTGTAGGGGTTTTGCCAACTGTTGGTGAAGCCAAAGCCTTAGGCCATGGGAAGGCATTGCATGGTTACTGTGTGAGGCGGAGTTTTGATAATGGTGTGGTGGTTGGCACCGGCCTTTTGGATATGTATGCAAAGTGTCAGTGTTTGTTGTATGCCAGGAAGATTTTCGATGTAATGGGAGTCAGGAATGAGGTAAGTTGGAGTGCAATGATTGGAGGGTATGTTACAGGTGATTGTATGAAAGAAGCGTTAGAGTTATTTGATCAAATGATACTCAAGGATGCTGTGGATCCAACGCCAGTTACTCTTGGGAGTGTGCTTCGGGCATGTGCAAAGCTGACTGATCTCAGCAGAGGGAGAAAGTTACACTGTTACATTATTAAATTGGGGTCTGTTTTAGATATACTGTTAGGCAACACACTTCTTTCGATGTATGCAAAGTGTGGGGTTATAGATGATGCAATCAGGTTCTTTGATGAGATGAATCCAAAAGACTCGGTTTCTTTCAGTGCCATTGTCTCTGGATGTGTGCAGAATGGTAATGCAGCAGTGGCATTGAGTATTTTCCGAATGATGCAGTTGTCTGGTATTGATCCAGATTTGACAATCATGTTAGGTGTTCTTCCTGCTTGTTCCCACTTGGCTGCTCTGCAACATGGCTTTTGTAGCCATGGTTACTTAATTGTTCGAGGCTTTGCAACAGATACCCTAATTTGTAATGCTCTTATTGACATGTACTCCAAGTGTGGGAAGATTAGTTTCGCTAGGGAAGTTTTCAATAGGATGGATAGGCGTGATATTGTCTCTTGGAATGCAATGATTATTGGATATGGAATTCATGGGCTTGGAATGGAAGCACTTGGCCTGTTCCATGACTTACTGGCCTTGGGTTTAAAGCCAGATGATATAACATTCATTTGTCTCTTATCTTCTTGCAGCCATTCAGGGCTTGTCATGGAAGGGAGACTCTGGTTTGATGCCATGAGTCGAGATTTCAGCATTGTCCCAAGGATGGAACATTGCATTTGCATGGTTGATATTCTTGGCCGTGCTGGACTTATAGACGAGGCTCACCATTTCATCCGAAATATGCCATTTGAGCCTGATGTTCGCATATGGAGTGCTCTGCTTTCTGCCTGCAGGATCCATAAGAATATTGAACTTGGGGAAGAAGTATCTAAGAAGATCCAGAGTCTAGGACCTGAAAGTACTGgaaattttgttcttttatctAATATATACAGCGCTGCTGGAAGATGGGATGATGCAGCACATATTAGAATCACACAGAAAGATTGGGGTCTCAAGAAAATCCCAGGATGCAGTTGGATTGAGATAAATGGGATTGTTCATGCATTCGTTGGGGGCGACCAGTCCCATCTGCAGTTGTCACAGATAAACAGGAAACTAGAGGAACTGTTAGTGGAGATGAAAAGGTTGGGCTACCAAGCAGAGTGTAGCTTTGTCTTCCAAGATGTTGAAGAGGAGGAGAAGGAACAGATCCTCCTTTATCATAGTGAGAAGCTAGCTATTGCATTTGGAATTCTTAATCTGAAGGCTGGCAGGCCCATTCTTGTTACTAAGAATTTGCGGGTATGTGGTGATTGCCATGCTGCAATAAAATTTATGACTGTCATTGCAAAGAGAGAGATAACCGTAAGAGATGCGAATCGGTTTCATCATTTCAAGAATGGGACTTGCAACTGTGGAGATTTCTGGTGA
- the LOC117904375 gene encoding protein argonaute 1, whose translation MVRKRRTELPTASSGESSESTQEASGASGGSGGGRGSQQPAATPQQGATGMGFQGGRGWAPQSQQSGRGGYGGGRGPQRGGMAPQQQYTVPTEYQGRGRGGGAPPQQPPAAAAAYESGSRSRARVGGGRGVEPVSSGGPPSKPLSSDLHQATQASYAAGGTPHRVPSEASSSRQAAESLTQQLQKVSIQQEVPPSQAIQPVAPSSKSMRFPLRPGKGVTGKKCIVKANHFFAELPDKDLHQYDVSINPEVTSRGVNRAVMEQLVKLYRESHLGRRLPAYDGRKSLYTAGPLPFISKEFMITLIDEDDGTGAPRREREFKVVIKLAARADLHHLGLFLQGRQADAPQEALQVLDIVLRELPTTRYCPVGRSFYSPDLGRRQPLGEGLESWRGFYQSIRPTQMGLSLNIDMSSTAFIEPLPVIDFVTQLLNRDVSSRPLSDADRVKIKKALRGVKVEVTHRGNMRRKYRISGLTSQATRELTFPVDDRGTMKSVVEYFYETYGFVIQHSQWPCLQVGNQQRPNYLPMEVCKIVEGQRYSKRLNERQITALLKVTCQRPQEREHDIMQTVHHNAYHEDPYAKEFGIKISEKLASVEARILPAPWLKYHDTGREKDCLPQVGQWNMMNKKMVNGGTVNNWICINFSRGVQESVARGFCQELAQMCYISGMAFNPEPVLPPITARPDQVERVLKARFHEAMTKLQPQGKELDLLIVILPDNNGSLYGDLKRICETDLGLVSQCCLHKHVYRMSKQYLANVALKINVKVGGRNTVLVDAISRRIPLVSDRPTIIFGADVTHPHPGEDSSPSIAAVVASQDWPEITKYAGLVCAQAHRQELIQDLYKTWQDPVRGTVSGGMIKELLISFRRATGQKPQRIIFYRDGVSEGQFYQVLLYELDAIRKACASLEPNYQPPVTFVVVQKRHHTRLFANNHNDRNAVDKSGNILPGTVVDSKICHPTEFDFYLCSHAGIQGTSRPAHYHVLWDENKFTADGLQSLTNNLCYTYARCTRSVSIVPPAYYAHLAAFRARFYMEPETSDSGSMTSGAAAGRGGMGVGGPGPRSTRVSGANAAVRPLPALKENVKRVMFYC comes from the exons ATGGTTAGGAAGAGGAGAACTGAACTTCCCACTGCCAGTAGTGGGGAGAGCTCGGAGTCCACTCAGGAAGCTAGTGGAGCTAGTGGAGGTAGTGGAGGAGGCCGAGGTTCTCAGCAGCCTGCAGCAACACCACAACAAGGAGCTACTGGGATGGGATTTCAAGGGGGTAGAGGTTGGGCTCCTCAATCACAACAAAGTGGGCGCGGTGGGTATGGAGGTGGCCGGGGTCCTCAGCGTGGTGGAATGGCTCCACAACAGCAATACACTGTCCCGACTGAATATCAAGGTCGGGGTCGTGGAGGAGGAGCACCACCTCAGCAACCTCCTGCAGCAGCTGCTGCTTATGAGTCTGGGAGCAGAAGCCGAGCTCGTGTGGGTGGTGGCCGTGGGGTAGAGCCAGTGTCTTCTGGTGGCCCTCCTTCTAAGCCGTTAAGTTCCGATCTGCACCAAGCTACGCAGGCGAGTTATGCAGCCGGGGGAACTCCTCATCGCGTTCCCTCTGAAGCCAGTTCATCACGTCAGGCTGCTGAGTCTTTGACACAGCAGCTACAGAAGGTTTCTATCCAGCAGGAGGTGCCTCCCAGCCAGGCAATTCAGCCTGTCGCTCCCTCCAGCAAATCAATGAGGTTTCCTCTTCGTCCAGGCAAGGGAGTTACTGGTAAGAAGTGTATAGTCAAGGCTAATCACTTCTTTGCTGAACTTCCAGATAAAGATTTACACCAGTATGAT GTGTCAATTAATCCGGAGGTTACATCAAGGGGGGTGAACCGTGCTGTGATGGAACAGCTGGTGAAATTGTATCGGGAGTCACATCTTGGAAGGCGACTCCCTGCCTACGATGGAAGGAAAAGTCTGTATACTGCTGGGCCGCTTCCTTTCATTTCAAAAGAGTTTATGATAACTCTCATAGATGAAGATGATGGAACAGGCGCCCCCAG GAGAGAGAGGGAATTCAAAGTTGTGATCAAACTGGCTGCACGTGCTGATCTACACCATTTAGGACTGTTCTTACAGGGGAGGCAAGCTGATGCTCCCCAAGAAGCTCTTCAGGTTCTTGACATTGTTTTGCGCGAGTTGCCTACAACTCG GTACTGTCCCGTGGGGCGATCATTTTATTCTCCTGATCTAGGGAGAAGGCAGCCATTGGGTGAGGGTTTGGAAAGTTGGCGTGGTTTCTATCAGAGTATTCGGCCAACTCAGATGGGACTGTCACTGAATATTG ATATGTCCTCAACTGCTTTTATTGAGCCATTGCCTGTCATTGATTTTGTGACACAGCTTCTGAATCGGGATGTTTCTTCCCGACCATTATCTGATGCTGATCGTGTAAAG ATTAAGAAGGCTCTCAGAGGAGTCAAAGTTGAAGTTACTCATCGGGGAAATATGCGCAGAAAATATCGTATATCTGGCTTAACATCACAAGCAACACGTGAATTGAC TTTTCCCGTTGATGATAGAGGAACCATGAAATCTGTCGTTGAGTACTTCTATGAAACATATGGGTTTGTCATTCAGCATTCTCAATGGCCTTGTCTGCAAGTGGGAAATCAACAGAGGCCAAATTATTTGCCTATGGAG GTTTGCAAGATTGTTGAAGGCCAAAGATATTCCAAGAGGTTGAATGAGAGGCAGATTACTGCTTTACTGAAGGTGACTTGTCAGCGTCCTCAAGAAAGGGAGCATGACATAATGCAG ACGGTTCACCATAATGCTTATCATGAGGATCCTTATGCTAAGGAGTTTGGTATCAAAATCAGTGAGAAGCTCGCTTCAGTTGAAGCTCGCATTTTACCTGCTCCATGG CTTAAATACCATGATACGGGAAGGGAAAAGGATTGTCTGCCTCAAGTTGGCCAGTGGAATATGATGAATAAG AAAATGGTCAATGGTGGAACTGTCAACAATTGGATTTGCATAAATTTTTCACGTGGAGTACAAGAGAGTGTGGCTCGTGGGTTCTGTCAGGAGCTTGCACAAATGTGTTATATTTCTGGCATG GCATTTAATCCGGAACCAGTACTTCCACCAATTACTGCACGTCCTGATCAGGTGGAGAGAGTTTTGAAGGCAAGGTTTCATGAAGCCATGACCAAACTCCAGCCACAGGGCAAGGAGCTTGATTTGCTTATTGTTATTTTGCCAGATAATAATGGTTCACTCTATG GTGATTTGAAACGAATCTGTGAGACAGATCTTGGGCTTGTTTCACAGTGTTGCTTACATAAACATGTGTATAGAATGAGTAAGCAATATCTGGCAAATGTGGCATTGAAGATTAATGTAAAGGTTGGAGGGAGAAATACGGTGCTTGTTGATGCAATATCAAGGCGCATACCTCTGGTCAGTGATCGGCCTACTATCATTTTTGGGGCTGATGTTACCCATCCTCACCCAGGAGAGGATTCAAGCCCATCTATTGCTGCT GTTGTCGCCTCTCAAGATTGGCCCGAGATTACAAAATATGCTGGTTTGGTTTGTGCTCAGGCCCATCGACAGGAGCTCATCCAAGATCTTTATAAGACTTGGCAGGATCCTGTAAGAGGAACTGTGTCTGGTGGAATGATCAA AGAACTGCTTATATCTTTCCGTAGAGCAACTGGGCAGAAACCTCAGCGCATAATATTCTATAG GGATGGGGTCAGTGAAGGGCAGTTCTATCAAGTCTTACTATATGAACTTGATGCTATTCGTAAG GCATGTGCATCTTTGGAGCCAAACTATCAGCCTCCTGTGACATTTGTTGTGGTTCAGAAACGCCATCATACTAGATTGTTTGCCAACAACCATAATGACCGGAATGCAGTTGACAAGAGTGGGAATATATTACCTG GTACTGTTGTAGATTCTAAGATCTGCCATCCTACTGAGTTTGACTTTTACCTGTGCAGCCATGCTGGCATTCAG GGCACAAGCCGACCTGCCCATTACCATGTGTTGTGGGATGAAAACAAGTTCACAGCTGATGGGCTGCAGTCCCTCACAAACAACCTCTGCTACAC aTATGCTAGGTGCACACGCTCTGTTT CCATCGTGCCCCCTGCATACTATGCTCATCTGGCTGCTTTCCGAGCACGCTTCTATATGGAGCCAGAGACATCAGATAGTGGGTCAATGACAAGCGGTGCTGCTGCTGGTCGTGGGGGCATGGGTGTTGGAGGACCAGGTCCTCGAAGCACACGGGTATCAGGTGCTAATGCAGCCGTTAGACCCCTCCCGGCCCTCAAGGAGAATGTCAAGAGGGTCATGTTTTACTGTTAG